In Caretta caretta isolate rCarCar2 chromosome 4, rCarCar1.hap1, whole genome shotgun sequence, one genomic interval encodes:
- the LOC125635151 gene encoding shootin-1 isoform X4: MLNQLPEDVLSLATEVDSPADPSRDPAYPYLQQIKDLQEKVSRLLGEKKELTIQVQELQSQIRDLGEQVEEERAERGSLQAAMDRSHKALKKYKRVSQMAAQEYSEAVQQLELEQDLRQHAETFAHEMLVKQKEANRQSMILLQNVGPNAQLLQALEEVASLTGMLEEAKQEQQKKVKGLEEQLGESQEELGAVRAALAAAEAEKLELGKQLHQAEERNMELEGKVTLLEEKLETAEAPPSEPDSPEVAPPPPPPPPPPLPPPASSAPVDPLLMIKQRKGTRQQKPSKPATDDVKAQAVEEMMARIKSGVALRPAKKDRAALSQDHSTAASKRKSTVMELQGILGTMKRPVRKQSWRKHSRKINDAQLQSILQRRRKMLDSSTPAQPLPLQAELRKEVQNQGDSEICKAVSSPCSEENAAVVQLRARSVHLQNSRRMALLNEAEDKPAQREST; this comes from the exons ATGTTGAACCAGCTTCCTGAGGATGTGCTGAGTCTGGCCACTGAAGTAGACTCCCCCGCGGACCCAAGTCGAGATCCAGCATATCCGTACCTGCAGCAGATCAAAG ATTTGCAGGAAAAGGTTTCCAGGCTGCTGGGGGAGAAGAAGGAACTCACCATCCAAgtgcaggagctgcagagccagatcAGAGACCTCGGGGAGCAG GTGGAAGAGGAGCGAGCAGAGAGGGGGTCCCTGCAGGCCGCGATGGACAGGAGTCACAAGGCCCTGAAGAAGTACAAGAGAG TGTCCCAGATGGCCGCTCAGGAGTACAGCGAGGCCgtgcagcagctggagctggagcaggacctgaggcagcatgcagagaccttTGCCCACGAG ATGCTGGTGAAGCAGAAGGAAGCCAACAGGCAGAGCATGATCCTGCTCCAGAACGTGGGACCCAACgcccagctgctccaggccctgGAGGAGGTGGCTAGCCTGACTGGGATGCTGGAGGAAGCCAAGCAGGAGCAGCAGAAAAAA GTGAAGGGTCTGGAAGAGCAGCTAGGGGAGAGCCAGGAGGAGCTGGGCGCAGTGCGAGCGGCCCTGGCTGCAGCCGAAGcagagaagctggagctggggaaGCAGCTGCACCAGGCGGAGGAGAGGAACATGGAGTTGGAGGGGAAAG TGACGTTACTAGAAGAGAAATTGGAGACGGCTGAAGCCCCGCCTTCTGAACCTGATTCGCCAGAAGtggctccgcccccacccccgccacctccacctcctctgccACCGCCAGCATCTTCCGCCCCCGTGGA TCCCCTTTTGATGATCAAACAAAGGAAGGGGACGCGGCAACAGAAACCCA GCAAACCTGCTACCGATGACGTAAAAGCTCAAGCAGTGGAGGAAATGATGGCCAGGATCAAGAGCGGGGTTGCCCTGAGACCAGCAAAGAAGGACAGGGCTGCATTGTCCCAG GATCACTCAACAGCAGCCAGCAAACGCAAGAGCACCGTGATGGAGCTGCAAGGGATCCTG GGCACAATGAAAAGGCCGGTCAGAAAACAGAGCTGGCGTAAACACAGCCGAAAGATCAACGACGCCCAGCTGCAGTCCATCCTGCAGAGACGGCGCAAGATGCTGGACTCCTCCACTCCCGCCCAGCCCTTGCCGCTGCAGGCAGAGCTCAGAAAAGAGGTGCAGAATCAAG GTGACAGTGAAATTTGCAAAGCTGTGTCCAGCCCATGCTCAGAGGAGAATGCAGCTGTTGTCCAGTTAAGAGCAAGATCAGTGCACCTTCAGAATAGCAGGCGAATGGCTCTCCTGAATGAAGCAGAGGACAAGCCGGCACAGAGAGAGTCTACCTGA
- the LOC125635151 gene encoding shootin-1 isoform X2, with the protein MDYQLPAILESDSESSEDEEVATHEALLQERDEAKEKLSEFEQASQRLLAELSALEVEYEIEISCRKQAEVYAAQVNRENKKLKRISVALLPMLNQLPEDVLSLATEVDSPADPSRDPAYPYLQQIKDLQEKVSRLLGEKKELTIQVQELQSQIRDLGEQVEEERAERGSLQAAMDRSHKALKKYKRVSQMAAQEYSEAVQQLELEQDLRQHAETFAHEMLVKQKEANRQSMILLQNVGPNAQLLQALEEVASLTGMLEEAKQEQQKKVKGLEEQLGESQEELGAVRAALAAAEAEKLELGKQLHQAEERNMELEGKVTLLEEKLETAEAPPSEPDSPEVAPPPPPPPPPPLPPPASSAPVDPLLMIKQRKGTRQQKPSKPATDDVKAQAVEEMMARIKSGVALRPAKKDRAALSQDHSTAASKRKSTVMELQGILGTMKRPVRKQSWRKHSRKINDAQLQSILQRRRKMLDSSTPAQPLPLQAELRKEVQNQGDSEICKAVSSPCSEENAAVVQLRARSVHLQNSRRMALLNEAEDKPAQREST; encoded by the exons CATCCCAGAGGCTGCTGGCCGAGCTCTCGGCGCTGGAGGTGGAGTATGAAATTGAAATATCGTGTCGCAAACAAGCCGAAGTCTACGCAGCCCAG GTGAACAGGGAGAACAAAAAGCTGAAGCGGATCAGCGTGGCACTGTTGCCCATGTTGAACCAGCTTCCTGAGGATGTGCTGAGTCTGGCCACTGAAGTAGACTCCCCCGCGGACCCAAGTCGAGATCCAGCATATCCGTACCTGCAGCAGATCAAAG ATTTGCAGGAAAAGGTTTCCAGGCTGCTGGGGGAGAAGAAGGAACTCACCATCCAAgtgcaggagctgcagagccagatcAGAGACCTCGGGGAGCAG GTGGAAGAGGAGCGAGCAGAGAGGGGGTCCCTGCAGGCCGCGATGGACAGGAGTCACAAGGCCCTGAAGAAGTACAAGAGAG TGTCCCAGATGGCCGCTCAGGAGTACAGCGAGGCCgtgcagcagctggagctggagcaggacctgaggcagcatgcagagaccttTGCCCACGAG ATGCTGGTGAAGCAGAAGGAAGCCAACAGGCAGAGCATGATCCTGCTCCAGAACGTGGGACCCAACgcccagctgctccaggccctgGAGGAGGTGGCTAGCCTGACTGGGATGCTGGAGGAAGCCAAGCAGGAGCAGCAGAAAAAA GTGAAGGGTCTGGAAGAGCAGCTAGGGGAGAGCCAGGAGGAGCTGGGCGCAGTGCGAGCGGCCCTGGCTGCAGCCGAAGcagagaagctggagctggggaaGCAGCTGCACCAGGCGGAGGAGAGGAACATGGAGTTGGAGGGGAAAG TGACGTTACTAGAAGAGAAATTGGAGACGGCTGAAGCCCCGCCTTCTGAACCTGATTCGCCAGAAGtggctccgcccccacccccgccacctccacctcctctgccACCGCCAGCATCTTCCGCCCCCGTGGA TCCCCTTTTGATGATCAAACAAAGGAAGGGGACGCGGCAACAGAAACCCA GCAAACCTGCTACCGATGACGTAAAAGCTCAAGCAGTGGAGGAAATGATGGCCAGGATCAAGAGCGGGGTTGCCCTGAGACCAGCAAAGAAGGACAGGGCTGCATTGTCCCAG GATCACTCAACAGCAGCCAGCAAACGCAAGAGCACCGTGATGGAGCTGCAAGGGATCCTG GGCACAATGAAAAGGCCGGTCAGAAAACAGAGCTGGCGTAAACACAGCCGAAAGATCAACGACGCCCAGCTGCAGTCCATCCTGCAGAGACGGCGCAAGATGCTGGACTCCTCCACTCCCGCCCAGCCCTTGCCGCTGCAGGCAGAGCTCAGAAAAGAGGTGCAGAATCAAG GTGACAGTGAAATTTGCAAAGCTGTGTCCAGCCCATGCTCAGAGGAGAATGCAGCTGTTGTCCAGTTAAGAGCAAGATCAGTGCACCTTCAGAATAGCAGGCGAATGGCTCTCCTGAATGAAGCAGAGGACAAGCCGGCACAGAGAGAGTCTACCTGA
- the LOC125635151 gene encoding shootin-1 isoform X3, which yields MDYQLPAILESDSESSEDEEVATVNRENKKLKRISVALLPMLNQLPEDVLSLATEVDSPADPSRDPAYPYLQQIKDLQEKVSRLLGEKKELTIQVQELQSQIRDLGEQVEEERAERGSLQAAMDRSHKALKKYKRVSQMAAQEYSEAVQQLELEQDLRQHAETFAHEMLVKQKEANRQSMILLQNVGPNAQLLQALEEVASLTGMLEEAKQEQQKKVKGLEEQLGESQEELGAVRAALAAAEAEKLELGKQLHQAEERNMELEGKVTLLEEKLETAEAPPSEPDSPEVAPPPPPPPPPPLPPPASSAPVDPLLMIKQRKGTRQQKPSKPATDDVKAQAVEEMMARIKSGVALRPAKKDRAALSQDHSTAASKRKSTVMELQGILGTMKRPVRKQSWRKHSRKINDAQLQSILQRRRKMLDSSTPAQPLPLQAELRKEVQNQGDSEICKAVSSPCSEENAAVVQLRARSVHLQNSRRMALLNEAEDKPAQREST from the exons GTGAACAGGGAGAACAAAAAGCTGAAGCGGATCAGCGTGGCACTGTTGCCCATGTTGAACCAGCTTCCTGAGGATGTGCTGAGTCTGGCCACTGAAGTAGACTCCCCCGCGGACCCAAGTCGAGATCCAGCATATCCGTACCTGCAGCAGATCAAAG ATTTGCAGGAAAAGGTTTCCAGGCTGCTGGGGGAGAAGAAGGAACTCACCATCCAAgtgcaggagctgcagagccagatcAGAGACCTCGGGGAGCAG GTGGAAGAGGAGCGAGCAGAGAGGGGGTCCCTGCAGGCCGCGATGGACAGGAGTCACAAGGCCCTGAAGAAGTACAAGAGAG TGTCCCAGATGGCCGCTCAGGAGTACAGCGAGGCCgtgcagcagctggagctggagcaggacctgaggcagcatgcagagaccttTGCCCACGAG ATGCTGGTGAAGCAGAAGGAAGCCAACAGGCAGAGCATGATCCTGCTCCAGAACGTGGGACCCAACgcccagctgctccaggccctgGAGGAGGTGGCTAGCCTGACTGGGATGCTGGAGGAAGCCAAGCAGGAGCAGCAGAAAAAA GTGAAGGGTCTGGAAGAGCAGCTAGGGGAGAGCCAGGAGGAGCTGGGCGCAGTGCGAGCGGCCCTGGCTGCAGCCGAAGcagagaagctggagctggggaaGCAGCTGCACCAGGCGGAGGAGAGGAACATGGAGTTGGAGGGGAAAG TGACGTTACTAGAAGAGAAATTGGAGACGGCTGAAGCCCCGCCTTCTGAACCTGATTCGCCAGAAGtggctccgcccccacccccgccacctccacctcctctgccACCGCCAGCATCTTCCGCCCCCGTGGA TCCCCTTTTGATGATCAAACAAAGGAAGGGGACGCGGCAACAGAAACCCA GCAAACCTGCTACCGATGACGTAAAAGCTCAAGCAGTGGAGGAAATGATGGCCAGGATCAAGAGCGGGGTTGCCCTGAGACCAGCAAAGAAGGACAGGGCTGCATTGTCCCAG GATCACTCAACAGCAGCCAGCAAACGCAAGAGCACCGTGATGGAGCTGCAAGGGATCCTG GGCACAATGAAAAGGCCGGTCAGAAAACAGAGCTGGCGTAAACACAGCCGAAAGATCAACGACGCCCAGCTGCAGTCCATCCTGCAGAGACGGCGCAAGATGCTGGACTCCTCCACTCCCGCCCAGCCCTTGCCGCTGCAGGCAGAGCTCAGAAAAGAGGTGCAGAATCAAG GTGACAGTGAAATTTGCAAAGCTGTGTCCAGCCCATGCTCAGAGGAGAATGCAGCTGTTGTCCAGTTAAGAGCAAGATCAGTGCACCTTCAGAATAGCAGGCGAATGGCTCTCCTGAATGAAGCAGAGGACAAGCCGGCACAGAGAGAGTCTACCTGA